One window of Quercus robur chromosome 5, dhQueRobu3.1, whole genome shotgun sequence genomic DNA carries:
- the LOC126727208 gene encoding cysteine-rich receptor-like protein kinase 10 isoform X1, with product MVAMFTCISTLVVLLGSCAVYCRLKKGTKQDEERSQHALLHELASPTAVAVTREGELVISEELPFIDLATIRSATDEFSDSNKLGQGGFGTVYKGTLPDGKEVAVKRLSRKSWQGLEEFKNEIILITKLQHRNLVKLLGCGIEGEEKVLIYEYMPNRSLDIFIFDSKRSLQLDWETCYNIIGGIARGLLYLHEDSRLKIVHRDLKPSNILLDHDMIAKISDFGMARIFCENQNIANTRRVVGTYGYMAPEYAMEGLFSVKSDVFSFGVILLEIISRKRNNRFYLTQHASTLLAYAWRLWNEGKDLEIVDPLLMESCQTSEVQRCIQIGLLCVQEDPTDRPTMSIVVALLGSESMELSPPRQPALSVGNVVPSGLSSTAPSVNELTVSIISPQ from the exons ATGGTTGCAATGTTTACATGTATATCAACACTAGTGGTTCTACTTGGTTCTTGTGCTGTTTATTGCCGATTgaaaaagggaacaaaacaaG ATGAGGAGAGAAGCCAGCATGCATTATTGCACGAGTTAGCAAGCCCCACTGCAGTTGCAGTCACACGAGAAGGTGAATTGGTGATCTCTGAGGAACTACCTTTTATCGATCTAGCTACAATTAGATCAGCTACAGATGAATTTTCAGACTCAAACAAGCTTGGGCAAGGTGGATTTGGCACCGTGTACAAG GGTACGCTACCAGATGGGAAGGAAGTGGCAGTGAAAAGGCTGTCGAGAAAGTCATGGCAAGGCTTAGAGGAATTTAAGAATGAAATCATACTAATTACTAAACTTCAACACAGGAATCTTGTGAAGCTATTGGGATGTGGCATAGAGGGAGAGGAAAAGGTCCTCATATATGAATACATGCCCAACAGAAGTCTTGATATCTTTATTTTTG ATTCAAAAAGAAGCTTGCAACTTGATTGGGAGACATGCTATAACATTATTGGTGGGATTGCTAGAGGACTGCTATATCTTCATGAGGACTCCCGACTTAAAATCGTTCACAGGGACTTGAAGCCTAGCAATATTTTGTTGGACCATGACATGATTGCCAAAATATCAGATTTTGGCATGGCAAGGATCTTTTGTGAAAACCAGAATATAGCTAACACAAGAAGAGTTGTAGGAACATA TGGATACATGGCTCCAGAGTATGCAATGGAGGGACTATTCTCTGTAAAGTCAGATGTTTTCAGCTTTGGTGTGATCTTGCTTGAGATTATTAGCAGGAAAAGGAATAACCGCTTCTACCTTACACAGCATGCCTCAACACTCCTTGCATAT GCATGGAGACTAtggaatgaaggaaaagatttggaaattGTGGACCCTTTGTTGATGGAATCATGCCAGACATCCGAAGTCCAAAGATGCATTCAAATCGGACTTTTGTGTGTACAAGAAGATCCTACAGACAGGCCTACCATGTCCATTGTGGTGGCTCTTCTAGGAAGTGAATCAATGGAACTTTCACCACCAAGACAACCTGCACTTTCTGTTGGTAATGTCGTTCCAAGTGGTCTATCTTCAACAGCTCCTTCTGTAAATGAACTTACTGTTTCTATTATTTCACCACAGTGA